A window from Chrysemys picta bellii isolate R12L10 chromosome 2, ASM1138683v2, whole genome shotgun sequence encodes these proteins:
- the NOD1 gene encoding nucleotide-binding oligomerization domain-containing protein 1 isoform X1 translates to MLRPQRPVWPAGASCGCAVQPARAAPARSETSSSGHPQISLAFNGITPEGGKSIAEALKHNNTVKIFWLTKNAIDDDAAESFAEMLRVNKKLAHLWLIQNQITAKGAKYLSEALQENTTIKEICLNGNLINQEEAKAFANEERIICF, encoded by the exons atgctgcggccacagcgcccggtctggcccgccggagcaagCTGCGGCTGTGCTgtccagcctgccagagcagctccagccaggtcagagacatcctcctcCGGTcatccccagataag TCTTGCATTCAATGGCATCACGCCAGAGGGAGGCAAAAGCATTGCCGAAGCTTTGAAGCACAACAACACCGTGAAAATATTTTG GTTGACTAAAAATGCGATAGATGACGATGCTGCAGAGAGCTTTGCAGAGATGCTGAGAGTCAACAAGAAGCTAGCGCATTTATG GCTTATACAGAATCAGATTACAGCCAAAGGGGCCAAATACCTCAGCGAAGCTCTCCAGGAGAACACAACCATTAAAGAAATCTG CTTAAATGGAAACCTGATCAACCAAGAAGAGGCCAAAGCCTTTGCAAATGAAGAGCGGATTATTTGCTTTTGA
- the NOD1 gene encoding nucleotide-binding oligomerization domain-containing protein 1 isoform X2 has protein sequence MLRPQRPVWPAGASCGCAVQPARAAPASLAFNGITPEGGKSIAEALKHNNTVKIFWLTKNAIDDDAAESFAEMLRVNKKLAHLWLIQNQITAKGAKYLSEALQENTTIKEICLNGNLINQEEAKAFANEERIICF, from the exons atgctgcggccacagcgcccggtctggcccgccggagcaagCTGCGGCTGTGCTgtccagcctgccagagcagctccagccag TCTTGCATTCAATGGCATCACGCCAGAGGGAGGCAAAAGCATTGCCGAAGCTTTGAAGCACAACAACACCGTGAAAATATTTTG GTTGACTAAAAATGCGATAGATGACGATGCTGCAGAGAGCTTTGCAGAGATGCTGAGAGTCAACAAGAAGCTAGCGCATTTATG GCTTATACAGAATCAGATTACAGCCAAAGGGGCCAAATACCTCAGCGAAGCTCTCCAGGAGAACACAACCATTAAAGAAATCTG CTTAAATGGAAACCTGATCAACCAAGAAGAGGCCAAAGCCTTTGCAAATGAAGAGCGGATTATTTGCTTTTGA